The window CAACGCGGACATCAAGAGAGAGGAGGCCGACGATCAGGTGCTGCGCTTCCTCGCGTTCTGGAAGGGCATCCAGCGCGGCGTCCAGCCCACGCTTGTCTTCGACTCGCGGTTTACCGCCTACAGCCAGCTCTCGGAGCTCAACGCCCAGGGCGTCAAGTTCATCACCCTCCGCCGCCGCGGCAAGAAACTGCTCGACGAGGTGGACGCTCTATCGCCCTGGCAGCGCATTCATGTGCCCCATGCCAAGCGCAAGTACCCGAACCCCGAGGTCCACGAGTCCACGATCACGCTCCGCGGCTACGACGGAAACCTTCGCCAGGCCGTCGTTCGTGGCAACGGGCATGAGAAGCCGTCCTTCCTGATCAGCAACGACTTCGAGGCGCCGATCGACCTACTCGTCGGCAACTACGCGAGACGATGGCGCGTCGAGAACGGGATCGCCGAGGCCGTGAAGTTCTTCCACCTCAACGCCCTGTCCTCGCCGATCCTCACAAAGGTGCACTTCGACGTCGTCATGACCGCCGTCGCTGACACGCTCTACGCCATGCTGGCCAAGAAGCTGCGCGGCTTTGAGGACTGCGACGCCCCAAAGCTCTACCGGCACTTCATTCGAGGCCAATCCACGGTCGGAATCGAGAACGGCGAAGTAGTCGTCACCTTCGCCCGCCAGGCCCACAACCCGATCCTGAGAGACGCCCCTTGGGATCACCAGCATCTCAAGCTCGCGGGCCTGGACGGTGCGCCCCTCGCCTTCAGGTTCCTATGACACTGGGTCGATCGTTATGGCATGTCGTCGCTGAAAGGCCCTGCGAAAATCGGTGTTTAGCGAGGACAGAAGCCTTGGGAGCTGACTTCATCGAAAGGGCGACCCCGGCGTTCCAGAAGCGGTGGGATCGCGGCCGCGAGGCACTCGGAACAGCCAACTTTTTACACGCAGCCCGCGGTCAGCGATCCGGTGCATCCTTGCCGACATCGTGGACAACGTGCAAATCGAGAAGGGGACCAGCTACACGATGGAGGTCCACGAAGGCGTGCTGATTGGCCGGTATGGCACCAGCGTGGTGCTGCGTGCCAAGAACGTGAGCCCCGAGCTGCTACAAGCTGTCCGCGACTCCTACGGCGTCGCAAAGGGCACCGTCGAGGAAGTCCATGATGTTGCCGGAGTGGTGGAGCTGTTTCTGTGCTAGGGCGGTCTGTCCGGTCGACGAGCGCATGGTGTCTGGACGCAGCAAGGCCAAACCCTCGGCCTGAGGACCCGGTGAGTAGTCGAGAACGCAGACTCTGGCACAACCCCGCCCCCGGTACTGGCTCCCTGGGTTGTCAGGCTTGCCCGGAGCGACTCCTGTGTGGCGGCCTGCGACTCGGGGTGCCGCTGTACGACTGCCTCCAGCTTTGCTGTGGCAGACCCGGCAAGTGCGATCGGGTGTGCAGGAAGAACCCCGACTTCGCCAGGCGAGTGCGGGAGATCCATGGCTTCTCGCTCTGCAATGTGCCCCGCGGTCCTGTCCTGGTTCCCCCGAGTCTCCCGGACTTCGTGCCGCTCCTCTACCACCGCACGGGGCTCACCCGACCAGTTGGCACCAAGGCCGCGGCTGTCCCGCTATACAGGCTCTTCGACCGGAAGCTCGGCGTCTCCCGGTTCTCAACCCCCCAGGCGCTTGCAGATGCGTTCAGCCTGGCTCCTGGCACCGTGGTTCTGGCGAGCGGTACTGATCGCGACCCGCCGCTGGAGCGGTGGTGGAACCTCGGCGAGCAGGCGCGTCGGGAGATCATTCGGGCGATCCGCGCCGCCGGTGTCGGGATCGTGACGACCCCGAACTATAGCCTGTTCGTGGATCGGCCCCGGTGGGACGACCTCCATGCCATCAAGCGCATCGCCGAGACCTACGGCGAATTCCTGGCGGAGGGAATGCCCGCCGCTCTCCACGTCAACGGCCGGACCGAGGTCGATTTCTACCGGTGGGCCGAGTTCATCGCCTCCCGTCCGGAAGTCACCCATATCGCCTACGAGTTCACCACCGGCACCGGCCGGGCGGCCCGCTGCCAGCAGCACGCCTTATGGCTCCGGACCCTGGCCAGCCAGGTGGGCCGCCCACTACACCTCATCGTCAGAGGCGGCACGGAGGTACTGCCGATTTTGGCCGCCGCCTTCACCCGGATCACGTTCATTGACACGTCCGCGTTCATGAAAACGATCCACCGCCAGAGCGCCCACAGGAGAGGCTTGAGGGCCATCGCGTGGAAGGCGACGCCGACCGAGCCGGGCACCCCACTGGACGGCCTGTTCGAGGACAACACAGCGGTCGTGGCGGGGTGGCTCACCACGTTGCTCCAGGCTAGAGCCGAAAACGCCCGATAATGCCTACCGAAAGCGAACGGTTCTTCAACTTCTCGGCGCTCGATGGGGTCGCTCTTGCGGCAGAGCGAGGACGCCTGCACGGGGACTCGATGCCGGCGTGGGTCGCTGGGGGAATTGGGCCGATCATCGAGTTGGCGCTGACCGCCGCCATCGGCCATCTACCGAGGCCCAGTGCGGCGCCCTGGCTAGCGCTGGGCGGGCTGTCGGGTTTTGCAGCCGCCATGAACAATGACCAAACCTTGTGGTTACAGGATGACGGGTCGATGGGGTTCGTCAGGACCAGGACGGCCCGGCCGGGTTACTCAACGGCCTGGAACTCTTTCCGGTATGCGGCCGATCGTGCCGCGGTGGCGTCAGGCTTCGCCAAGTCCGACGCGGCCAAGTTTATCGGGGCTCTCACTGAATTGCATGACAACGTCGACGAACACTCGGGCCGCCCGAAATCCGGGCTTGTCGGCTTCCAGGGGAGAACCGGAGAGTTCGAGATGGTCGTCGCCGATCGGGGGGTGGGCGTCCTTGAGAGCCTGCGATCCGGTCCGGACTACCGTGACCTCAAAGACTCCGGCTCGGCGCTGGAGCTGGCCTTGACCGAAGGTGTCTCCAGGTATGGCGCCAACTCCGGGCGGGGCCTCGGCTACCGGCCGATTTTCGTCGGTCTGGCGAACCACAACGGTTGCCTACGCTTCCGTTCCGGGGATCATGCTCTCGTGATCGATGGCCGCTTCTCGCTGATGACGGCCAGAGTGGCGCCCAAAGCGACGATGGCGGGGTTCCTCGCCTCCGTCGTCGTGAGCGCTTGATTAAGCTCTTGCCGCCAGGTTCCAAGGTCCTGGCGGCCTGGCGAAATCGCGGACACGGGCTCCTTCTCTTTTTTTAGCCCTTTAACGCACCCATAACAGGCGACCAGTCAATGGTGACCACCCGCGCCCGTTCGAGCGGGGTGGCCATGTCCTTGCAGATCTTGAGGATCGCCCGGTGCTGCTGGCGGTTGTCGGTGGCGGCAAGGCGAGGATAGCCAAGGCGGCCCAGGTGGCTGAACAGGTTGCCGATGTTGCGGATGCCGGGCAGGTATAGTGCGGTCTTGTCGACCAGGTAGCCCAGGACCAGGACGTCGCCTTCGATCACCACCTGCTCCTGCAAGGGCAGGTCCAGGCCCTCAAGCGCGGCCGACAGGCCCGGTAGGATCCCGGGCCACTTCCGGTTGATCGCGGCCAGCAACTCCCCGTTGCCGGCGAGGGCGAGGTAGCGCTCCAGGATGTACCAGGCGAGGCGGTGCGGGACATGTGCCTCCACTCCGAGGCCACTGGCAGCTTCTGCTCGCAACCGGTCGAGTTCCCGGCTGGCCTTGTGCAGCAGGCCCTGGAGAACAGGCAGACCGCTCTCGACGGCCACGATGCGCTGGATGCCGTTGCGGATGGCCGGGAGGTGGAACTTGGTGGGTACTCGGAACATCAGGCTGATCAGCCGTTCTGGCGGTACAGGCTGGTTCTTGATCTTGCGGGGGCCCTGGTAGAACCGGTAGTTGGCCGGTACCGCCTCCTCGGTGGTGTCCATGCCGATTAAGTGGGCCTCTGCCTCGATGGCGGGGTTTAGCGGCGGCCGGTGCTCGAAGTGCCCGCCGCCGTCGACACGAAGGGGGCCGAATTCCTGGAGCAGCGGTTGAACCTGGGGATCGCGCACGCGGCCGGTCACGAGGGTGAACTCGGCGTGGGCCACCTGATGAACGGCATCGACGTGGACCTGCTCGAACCCTGGCACCATCCGAGCCCACGCATCCAGGACAGGCGTGCCCTTGCAGATCAGCTCGCCGTACAGGGTCAAGACGTACTTTGCGTCATCCAGGTCCCGGCATCGGCGAGCCAGGCAGTCGAGGCACACGGCCAGGCGGTCCGTAAAGACTTCGACGGGCGGAAGGTCGTAAACCACGGGCAGCGGCTCCTCTTCGGCGGGAACTCCCCCTGATTCCAGTATAGGGTCGAGCCCCGGCTCGCCCGAGGTGCCGGACAAAAAATGCAAAAAGCCCAATCGGCCGCCCAGAAGAACGAAGCTATTCAACATCAAGCAATTGCTTGAACCGGAATTCTTCGTAGAGGCAGGGTTCAGGCCGGTGACCGCGGATCTCAAGATCATCATAGAGATCTGGCAGCCGTCCAGCCCGGAGAGGCTCGAAGAAGCGGACGGCTTGGACATCGTCCGCAACCTCAGCGGCTTCTTCAACGTGCTGGCCGACTGGCAAGCCCAGGACGCCCTGTCGGACGCCCGAAGGGAGGAGCCCACCATGGTGACCCAGGTCCCCCCGCTCAGCTTTCCGCAGCGCCTGACCACCGCCGAGGTGGCCAAATTGCTGCGTGTGCGCAAGCCCACGGTCGAGAAGTACTGC of the Candidatus Tanganyikabacteria bacterium genome contains:
- a CDS encoding transposase; translated protein: NADIKREEADDQVLRFLAFWKGIQRGVQPTLVFDSRFTAYSQLSELNAQGVKFITLRRRGKKLLDEVDALSPWQRIHVPHAKRKYPNPEVHESTITLRGYDGNLRQAVVRGNGHEKPSFLISNDFEAPIDLLVGNYARRWRVENGIAEAVKFFHLNALSSPILTKVHFDVVMTAVADTLYAMLAKKLRGFEDCDAPKLYRHFIRGQSTVGIENGEVVVTFARQAHNPILRDAPWDHQHLKLAGLDGAPLAFRFL
- a CDS encoding helix-turn-helix domain-containing protein is translated as MLEPEFFVEAGFRPVTADLKIIIEIWQPSSPERLEEADGLDIVRNLSGFFNVLADWQAQDALSDARREEPTMVTQVPPLSFPQRLTTAEVAKLLRVRKPTVEKYCRDGELPSARIGRQFLIDPADVEKFIRDRMAR